GGGTGAAGCATGTCTTCGGCATAGAAGCGGTAATCGCGCAGGTCGTCCATCATAATTTCGTAGGAAGGGAAGTAGTTGCATGATGGGAATGCTACGCACAGCTTTTGGGCTGCCATTATGAGGGTAGCCTTGCTTATCATGTTTTGCACTGCGCCATCTTTCCAATGCCGAATGGGGCTTATGGTTAAAATAATTTTGAGGTTTGGCAGCTCCTCCCGAAGTTTAAGTATGGCGTGCCCCAGCACCTGAACAATCTCCTCCTCCGTCATGGGCAATCGGTCGAACTCTTTGGCCGGAACCTTATGGCAGTTGGCCACCACTATCCTGTTTTTTCGATGCTGGTATACCCAAGTAGTTCCAAGCGTAATTACCAAAAAATCGGCGGTGCTTAGGAACTGAAATCCATCTGCAAGCGATTTATTAATGTTTTGAAGGCAAATCTCCTTTTCGGATGAGGAGAATATAGAGTGGTGGTAGAAGCTGGACCATAACCCGGAGTGGAAGAAGAGCTGCTCCTCGGTAAATGGCTTTCCGGTCAAGAGGGTGTTAATGCTTTGGGCAATGGAAAATGGATTGTAGAGAACGCCAAATGGGTTCACCATTACAGGAAACCTTAACTCTTCCAATCGCTCGCCCATGTTGGTCGCAAAGCAGGAGCCCATAAAGAGCGTTTTGGATTTATATCCCAACTTATCGTCCAGTGGGGCAGGGGTAACGATGGTACGGAATTCCATGACTTATTGGTTTTGTTGCCTAAGGTTACGCATTATTCCCGAAAAACCGGCTCGTTTTACCGCTGAACCTTTAAAAATTTCCTCAACTCGATCTTCATTTAAGCTGCGCCAATCCGCTGCGGATAGCTCCAGTAGTTGGTCGTTAATCGCAACTTTTCCTTG
The genomic region above belongs to Williamwhitmania sp. and contains:
- a CDS encoding GSCFA domain-containing protein → MEFRTIVTPAPLDDKLGYKSKTLFMGSCFATNMGERLEELRFPVMVNPFGVLYNPFSIAQSINTLLTGKPFTEEQLFFHSGLWSSFYHHSIFSSSEKEICLQNINKSLADGFQFLSTADFLVITLGTTWVYQHRKNRIVVANCHKVPAKEFDRLPMTEEEIVQVLGHAILKLREELPNLKIILTISPIRHWKDGAVQNMISKATLIMAAQKLCVAFPSCNYFPSYEIMMDDLRDYRFYAEDMLHPSEQAIDYIFEKFRNCAIDEESNAIMNEVEKLVRATKHRPFNPDGEDYQRFLSSHLKQTQALQERYPFLNLQGIEEKFESKK